A DNA window from Impatiens glandulifera chromosome 7, dImpGla2.1, whole genome shotgun sequence contains the following coding sequences:
- the LOC124910240 gene encoding protein LIGHT-DEPENDENT SHORT HYPOCOTYLS 10-like, whose protein sequence is MSSERGKESGEGSSSRSIIHQHQQQQTTPTGQAHQLSRYESQKRRDWNTFGQYLKNQRPPIAISQCNYNHVLEFLRYLDQFGKTKVHGLGCVFFGQPEPPGPCTCPLRQAWGSLDALIGRLRAAFEENGGLPETNPFASGAIRVYLREVRDSQSKARGIPYKKKKKKRKPMGVNDQDDASKLPLQPS, encoded by the coding sequence ATGTCAAGCGAGAGAGGGAAAGAATCCGGAGAAGGATCCTCTTCACGATCCATCATTCAtcaacatcaacaacaacaaacaaCACCAACTGGTCAGGCTCACCAGTTGAGTCGCTACGAGTCGCAAAAACGTCGTGATTGGAACACTTTCGGCCAATACCTAAAAAACCAAAGGCCACCGATTGCTATTTCTCAGTGTAATTACAATCATGTACTCGAATTCTTAAGGTACTTGGATCAATTCGGAAAGACCAAAGTTCATGGGCTAGGTTGTGTCTTCTTCGGGCAGCCTGAGCCACCCGGACCATGCACGTGTCCTCTGAGACAGGCATGGGGGAGCCTCGACGCACTCATAGGTCGACTCCGGGCAGCATTCGAGGAGAACGGAGGGCTGCCCGAGACAAACCCTTTTGCTAGTGGGGCCATAAGGGTTTATTTGAGGGAAGTGAGAGATTCTCAATCTAAGGCAAGAGGAATTCCttacaagaagaaaaagaagaagagaaagccTATGGGTGTGAATGATCAAGATGATGCCTCCAAACTGCCTTTGCAGCCTTCTTGA